Proteins encoded within one genomic window of Amycolatopsis sp. 2-15:
- a CDS encoding MOSC domain-containing protein: MTTLELAGVFIGRPAVLGRRRERPVLSAIVKDRVAAPELELTRLNLDGDEQADLSVHGGVDKAVYVYPAQHYGAWAADGFDVELGAFGENLAVSGADETRVRIGDVWEWGDARLQVSQPRQPCFKLAMRTGRKDVVPGMIDSGRCGWYLRVLRPGRVPTSGAVRVVESDAQAPTVAEVHLIAFANFAQLEPRIAEAEVKRAEKILATPTLSPSYSGGIRSSVERWRLRNAG, from the coding sequence GTGACCACACTCGAACTCGCCGGTGTTTTCATCGGCCGGCCCGCCGTGCTCGGGCGGCGACGGGAGCGCCCGGTGCTCAGCGCGATCGTCAAGGACCGGGTGGCCGCACCCGAGCTGGAACTCACGCGACTGAACCTGGACGGCGACGAGCAGGCCGACCTGAGCGTGCACGGCGGGGTCGACAAAGCGGTTTACGTCTATCCCGCGCAGCACTACGGGGCGTGGGCGGCCGACGGGTTCGACGTCGAGCTCGGCGCGTTCGGGGAGAACCTCGCGGTGAGCGGCGCCGACGAGACGCGTGTGCGGATCGGCGACGTCTGGGAGTGGGGCGACGCGCGGCTGCAGGTGTCGCAGCCACGGCAGCCGTGTTTCAAGCTGGCCATGCGGACCGGGCGCAAGGACGTCGTTCCGGGAATGATCGACTCCGGGCGCTGCGGCTGGTACCTGCGGGTGCTGCGGCCGGGCCGCGTGCCGACGTCGGGTGCCGTGCGCGTGGTCGAGTCCGACGCCCAGGCGCCGACCGTGGCCGAGGTGCACCTGATCGCGTTCGCCAACTTCGCGCAGCTCGAGCCGCGCATCGCGGAAGCGGAAGTCAAACGCGCGGAGAAGATCCTGGCGACACCGACGCTTTCTCCGTCGTACTCCGGTGGCATCCGCTCGTCGGTCGAACGCTGGCGGTTGCGCAACGCGGGCTGA